Sequence from the Meleagris gallopavo isolate NT-WF06-2002-E0010 breed Aviagen turkey brand Nicholas breeding stock chromosome Z, Turkey_5.1, whole genome shotgun sequence genome:
AGtaacaaggaaaaagacatgTAAAATCTAAAGCTTTCGAGACATCTTTTCACTTTTACCACCACAAATGGCATTGTATCACTTAGTGCATTCGCCGAAATGGTCTGTCTACTCACCAAAAGAGAACAAATGATTGCATGAAGATATTCCCAGCTTGCTTAGGAGAGTAACTAAACCATGTCAGCAGACAGTCTGCTTGTTCTACCTACGCCCTACCTTTCCATTggtgaagagaaagaaagcatctGAAAACTCAGATCTTACCCTGACTTCTTCATTCACAATCGGTTTATGTGAAAGAGCCATAGACGCATGTTCATACACACGAAAATGAATGACAACTGCTCTAAGAGCTGTCCTACTGTTAAAAGCACAGCCAGTCCTGGCAAGAAGGAAGAATGTGTTGCTCCATGCCCCTGCCAAACAGTGACAGGTAGCAACACTTCTGTATGTCAGAGTTTGATTCACACAAACTGTCTGTCTTAACAGGCAGAATGGCTGATGCCAGAATAACTTCATATTGActaatttcttcagctgaatgAGAGTGCAAAGGGCATGCATACACGGGGGGGTGGTACTCGTGTTACACTGCTGGTATTCAGTCCTATCAATCAAGGGAAGAACAGTTTGGGACTTTTAAATAGAGTTAGCTGGAAACAGAAATCCCACCTAATGAAGATTAGTGCTTACAGTATCTAGAATAGAAAGTGTGTTGAAAatcttctttaattttttttatcaaataCTGTAAAACTAAATGGAATTGCTGGCTGCAACGTGCGCGTTCCAAGAAAACCAAAATNNNNNNNNNNNNNNNNNNNNNNNNNNNNNNNNNNNNNNNNNNNNNNNNNNNNNNNNNNNNNNNNNNNNNNNNNNNNNNNNNNNNNNNNNNNNNNNNNNNNCTCCGGTGTTCAAATTTccttgattgtttgtttgtttgtttttttaaacaaggtggATTAATCATGAAATGTTTTACTATTCCTAAATATAGCTCATGTATATATTTCAGTTTAAGACCTTTTTTGAGATAagcatattttttcaaatgaaatatacaAAAAACAGTTGGGTCATTTGGAAAATTGCAGCAGTTTACTTGAGGTACGATACTCAGAGCTCATATGATTTAAAGTGTCAAGATAATACAATACAATCCcatgatatttttaatttattcagtattttctaTATATCACTAAACCTCTTAAGCTTCTCATTCTTCCAAGCAGTAAATTGTGTATATATGACTGGTGTCACATTTATAAGATGGAATTTCCAGTTTACTTCTATGCTTTTGAAGTACATGAATTTACTGTAATTAACTGAGCCAGAAGCACTGGCAGACTGTGCATGCCTGAAGCTGGCCCTCAACAAATCCTGAGGTCTGAGCTGCTCTCACAGATTTCTAAACTAAAACAGACTCAAGAGTATTAACAGACTCGAGAGTACTAATGTAGTGTTTATAGATGTTTTTTGGTCTATGCACAGGTCAGTTGAGCCCAGTATTACTTATACTACTTCCACATGATCTCTGTCTACCCAATAAATGGCATCTAGCTAACTAACAGAAGATCAATTATAAGAATCCAAACCTCTTCCCAAACTATTTGTCCAGAGAAAGATTTTATTATCAAAGCTTCTCATATTTCATTTGTAATCACATTCTCGTTGCATTTTGGTTCTTTCATTACAAGTTAATTGAACAAATTAACAGGGCATTAATCTTCACAAGTTTTCTCTCAAAGGATGAGATGTTCTAACATCCTAACATTCAGACAATTACAGCAGATTAGAATTTCTGTTTCTGGAaaagctccttcagctgctgttcagttgttgcttctttctgctgcaTCAGCTCCCTGGCTCCTTTAGTCACTCCCCAGCCATCTGGCTTTGACATTGAAGGACAATATGGCCTGCCTGAAGCAGGCTTCAGGTTCTCCCAGTATTCTTTTCTTGctctaaaacaaagaaaagcaaatacagtGTTTGTTTCAGCACTTCACAATACTAAAGATATTGTGGACGTTACAAAGGATCCTCTGACTTGCAAAATCAGAGTTAATGTTTAGATACATAAAGATGAACAGAACTATACAAAGAAATGCtacactttttaaaagaatcttTTCATCCTCAAAAAGAGTACTGCAAGCTGTCAGTAGTCTGTCAGGTTTCCATTTTAACTTTCATGAATTACtttcacattaatttttatCAACTTCTGCAGCTCTCCTACCACCTCTGCATCCCTTTCACTGCTCCCAGATCAGATTTAATTCCTCAAAATTATTAACATGTAGAAAACTTAAGGTGATACTTAGATCTCTGAATTCTGTCTGCTCTATGGACCAATTTAAGCCTTTGCAAGGATTGCTTAGTTGTGCCTTCCAGTTCTGATATACATACCTTGCTCTGACCCAAGGCTTAGTATGCATGCTCAGGCTATTGCCCCAGCTACCATGTTTCTCAGAAGCTTCTGGCAAAAATCCTCTTTCAGGAGCCAGCTCTTCAGCTATTGCTCGGATGTGATATGGCTCAAATCCACAGCAGCCTCCAATATAGCGGATTCCTAAGTCATAAGCCTTTCTTGCATACTTTTGAACATCCCATCTAGTGATGATTCTTGGTTCCAAACCTGCAAAGACATTCATACCGTGGGCTTCCACAACACTCCAGCAGATTTTTAGTGAGAAATTACATTATTGAAACTTGCACACCATTTGGAAAACTGATGGTAAATGTAGATGTTTCAACTGCCTAAGCTAGAATTAACGACACAAAATTTCCTAAAGCTAGCTTTTAGATTCTATTATGTGCTTCTGAACTATGCTTATCTTAAGCCTCTTTCATGTAGCAAAACAGCAACCAATATCCAGTGAGAGTGATCAAGCCCTCAGCCACACATTTGCCATTCTGCTAGAGTTCTTTGCTGGAATACTGGACCATTTTCCATGTTACACTCACAATGCACAGGAAACAGCTGGGAAATCCTATTATAATCTGTAAAGGAGATGATATTGGCTTTCCTGCAACTGCAATAAGCCTGCTCATTATTAATCAAGAGCACTTACTGATCTTTTTTCCATGACTAGCTATTGGCAGCCAGCTGTTTGTTAGCCCATCCCTTACTTAGTTATATTCCCATCCACTGCTTCAtgtcccttctttccttctggaAAGTTCTGACTGTATATGGCTCAAAAGAAGGGTGTTCCCTTGGCTGTGCTGAGTCATTCTTCCTGCTGTAGACCATAGTGAGCTGACTGGATGGACAACAAAGTTGAGGAAACGCTTGTGGAaagaaagcaatagaaaatgtgaagaacaagaaaaagcatAAGGTAGGAAGGAGGCACAAGTAGTGGcaaaactggaaagaaagaacgaaGGACTGCAAAAGAAACTTGGAGAAATTGTAATACAGAACATCCTCCTGCTCCTTTATGCACATCTGTAGAAGATTAACAAGCGTGAGGAGAACTTAAAGTCCAATGAGTTGCTAAAGAGACAGGcttaaacaaaaagcagaaatgttctttaaaagaaaattatcgGTCACAGTGAAACTggtcaaaagaaaataaagtggcCTCATATCAGAGGGAAAAacaatgctattttaaaatgctgttcaAATACTAATAAGTTTGTGTACAATCCTGTAGATGTAAGAGAAAGCATCAGAAGCACCACTTCACAATTTCCTTGTCTCTCATACCTTAtccaaaagcaaatgcaaaatcAGTACAAAGTGATGAATTGTAAGAATGCAGTATCTTTCACTCAACTGATGCCTGTATAAACAACTGAACTTCCGGGGAATGGTATAAGGTGTTGTCCTGATTTCTCCATCAGCTACTCTGTCACAACCAGTCCTTATGCTCCTGAAGCATAAGGACAGCACCAGCCATACCCCTCTAAAGAAACAAGGATAGGTCTCACTATATCAAGTGGCCACACGTGGGGGAACatgatgattaaaaaagaaacattcaatgaaaagaaatcatgctttttctttgatttcttttttgtttgtttgtttttttcttatttcccctCTCCAAAGTTATCTAATATTCTATTTTCAATGCATGACTttttacagcatttattttctcatctttactCAGAATTAATTATCTATAGCTTAACTGTTTGGTCATTCATAGTATAAAAAGGTTGATGTTTTCATTGATAAGAAGATCGTAATTGGCTCCTAGATTTAGCTCTTCCATGCATTTACTCTTGAAACAATTGGGTATGCTTTGACTGACCAGCATGCTTCTTTCTAAAACACTGTCCTTGCCTTACTGGTGGTTACATAGAAGGGAAGacacaaaactggaaaaagttCTAATGTTTGATAAAAATTTCTGACAGCTGATGCTGGAGTTTGCCAGTATGAGGTTTTGTTGGCCTTTACATTTCAAATATCTAAGTTCGTCTTCTGCACACTATCTTTCACATTAAAAAGTTAACTAAGTCATTTTCATAATCAAACTGCTTATCTGCCATGAAGTGATCAGTTTCTCCTTCTGGACTGAGAAATACTCATAGCACCAAGCTTCTGCAATTGACTCatgatatttctgaaaacaaaggtCTCACACAGACTCCTTGTAGTGTTCAAGCCAAGAACCACAAAAAACCGAACAGTGAATCCTTCAAGTAACTTGACTATTTTCTGGATCTGTCCTATCTTTTTGCATGCAATCAGAGGAGTTGTACAAAGGAATGAATAGCAAAAATGAGTTCCTGGCACTTCAGTATCCCAGAATATTTTCAGAACACCATCATGCTTTTATTGCCTAATGAATGTCTCACACTCATGCTTCCAACTTTCCTTTATTTAAAGAGAGgaactaccaaaaaaaaaaaaaaagagatattcCTGAAAATCACacctacttcattttttttctacaaattcAGTTGTTTTATTACCTTATGTTATAGACTAAACTTGAAAAGAAGAGTGTATGATAACTGAAAACAGAGACATTTCTCAAATCAATATAACAATATTATGGCTGATTTAGTCCTCTTATCTTAGGAGAATGTGATCTTTTACATCCCAGGTGTAAATAAGCCCCAAAATACAAAAGCCTTGTGCATCCAAAATGTCTGAGTCTTTCAGATTTCATGAAATTTCTCCTGAGCACGAGTGATGAAACGTCTCCAAATTGCTTATCCGTTTGTTAGCAACCTCAAAGAACATACTACTTCTGGTTTCCCTCTAATCTTACATAAGACAGTGACACTTAAGAGACTGAATactggtggtgaatggagtcaaatccagctggcaactagtcatgagtggtgttccccaggggtcggtatCAGAGCCTGTCCTGTTCAAAATCTCTAatgatgacctggatgagggcagataacaccaagttgggaggaaggatcgatctgcctgggggtatgaaggccctacagaaggatctggataAGTGGGCTGAGCCCAAtggaatgaggttcaacaagaccaagtgctgcactttggtcacagcAGCCCCCCTGATAgctacaggcttgggacagAATGGCTGCATAACTGTGTAAAGGAAACAGAGCTGGGGATAgtgaacatgaaccagcagtgtgcccaggtggccaagaaggccaatagcatcCTGCCTTCTATGAGAAATAACGCagccagcaggaccagggaagtgatcgttcctctgtactcagcattagtgaggctgcaccttgatTACTGTGTTTAAAACCCAGAATATTGGTGAGCTCCAGTCCAAAGGTATTTAAactctgtgggttttttttttaagtctattTGTACATActcatttctttgctgttctaCAGTGTTCTTGAACAAAGTTCTTCAGCATGAGGAAGAACTATACATTTAATTGAGTTCAGATCATAGCATTTTAACAGTTTCcatcaaaatttcattttcagtcatAGGCTGCTGTACTACTGAAATACTCCTGCTATGTGGATGAACTTTAATCTGATATTACACTGCAAACCCTCTATGCAGAATGCCAGACAGGATAGTGGGGACTCATCCTATTGTATAAAAGGACATCTTatagttttggttttgttaaaaacaggaaagaaggaagtaTGCAATAAAAAAGATGTCTTACCAAAGGGAAATTCAGGAAGATCAATAAATCCCTGCTTCCCACAGTCAGGTGTATGAAAAGCAAGTGGTTGAGACATCAGGTGGGCTTTCAGCTTAGCAGCTTGCAAGCCCTCTTTCATCAGTTTCACAGTTTCCAGTGCAGTATCTGGGTCAAAATGGCAGTTAACTCCAACAATAGAAGCACCTATGAGAAGGACAATAACTGTTTAAGTCACATATTCCCAAGAAGTAGGTAGTAAATGTTTTTAGCCACAGCActtcagaagcaaagcagtCCATCTGCACACCAGCCCTATGAAaaggcagctgagctggagtCAGTCTCAGCTCTCATGTGGCAGATCATACTACCTGCATttcagctgctctcctcttaACCTTCCAGATGAAGTACCAAGATGAAAATGCCACATATGCAATTATCTAACAGCTTTCTAGTGCAGGTTCTGCCTCGGGATTTTAACTCTAACTCCAAAGGAAAGTGCAGTTCAGGACAGATATAATGAAACCCTTGTATCATCTGTTATGCCACTGACTAATTCCTTCTGTCTTTCCaagccaaaccattctatgattctacttgtcctgcagaaaatacagcttttgttagacaaaaagacaatttttttttttttcccattgtttcTCATCCTGGATTTGAACCGTATTCcagaaagtttttaaaacacagaatcaaATGTTGCTTTGGATTCTGCTTATGTTTCATAATTTTAAGCCCGGGATTTGGGGCTGTCTCTATAAccaaaaagaaatttgtttagAATTTTCCTCTACTCAGCATTAGCTACCTGTGACTACTGTTCCCAATCTTGGTTAATACCAATTTCTTAGCTGCaatattctgtgttttcttgctACAAGACTTACTACAGTAAAGTAAACAAAAGTTCTTTTTAAAGACATAATCAGGAAATTATCATCTCCTTCACATACCCCTTCATGTATCTGAATGCctaagaaatttgttttctccCATACTTTTAAAGGCAGTTTAAAACAGTTTCTTACCAGCCTTCACCAGTTGGACAGCGCATTGTCCAGGAGGCACACCATGCATGTCTCCTTCTGGACCTATGCACATTGTAGCTGCAACTGGCTTGCCAGATTCTTTTAGGACTTCAACTGCCCAGACAGCTTCTTCAACATGTtcaaaatactgtgaaatattaaaacagAACTAGTTTCATTTCTTGGAAATGAAGCATAAACATTAATTCAGATGCCAAATTCATGAACAACACAATAACATACACTAACAAAGCTCTGTTGAGTTCACTGACCATACCATTAAAAAATAGTATCAGTTGAATGCATTTACCTCTGCAATGAGGAAGTCCACATTCTTCTTCATGAAGATATCTAGCTGCTTTCGAAAGACTGCTTTAACCTCTGCTTTGTCCTTGCAGCTTAAGTATGATGGTGTCTGACTAACTCCTCCAGCTACTACAGCATCACCTTCACTGGCAACTTCTCTGGCAATGTCACAAGCAGCTTCATTCACTTTCTGGCACTGCACGAATACAGATTACATTCGTTTTACCCCATCAGAGATATGCATGAAGCTTTACAgcacaaaacagacaaaagtcAAAACCCATAgtaatttcttcatcttcatttataatttaaatgtgtttttaaatgatattgATTAGAAAGATTAACAAACTTTcaaaaaacactttcaaaaaacactttcaaattTCTTGTCATCTCTAAGCTATCATGTCATAGTATCAAATACTAATAAAAAGCATACTATATTTAAcacaatttaaaacaattaaagctataaaaagcaaataaatatttgatatttaGTACAATTCTCttcatctttcagaaaatgaagaagactAAGTGTACATTTTTgtggatggaagaaaaatatgtagtTATCTCAATTgatttttcattctatttttaatttatcttaGTATTTCAAAAATCATCAAAATATAAGATGTTTATATAGATTTAGGTCCTTTATAAAAGATATAATTCATTATCACATATTAGAATGGCCAAATTAAGAACATTAAGGTGAAACTTAGCACTGTATATAATTAATCACCTAGACTGAGAGACATTCTGACTATACTCAGAGATATCTAGAACAGCTTGTGAAAAAGACATTAAGTTGAGGAAGAAGATTTTTGGAAAGGAATAATTTGGGATAGATAGCAAGTACTGGTTAGAGCCAGTCTGTTTGCGGCCCACGGGTTATTCAGAAACTTCATGGGCTTCTCACAGCTGAGGTGTTTCATGGATGCCCTAGAAGATCAAGCTATTCTTTAACATTACTGCTGACAGAGTAACTTCCATTTGCATTGGCACTCATATTTGGTAGTTCCAGGATCTAGAGTCATACACTAAGCAAAGCCCAGAAAACCTGATTTTAGAATAAGCTGCAAGTCTTAAAAGCTTTGCAGCAAAGCATTTGCTGCACTGGTGCTCTCCCAATCCCTCTTATTTGGCATGGCAGCAGGCATTGCAGCATGGCTTGTTCCACAGTCTGTGCTTCTAGAACAGATTTTAAACGTTGCATCTGTGGAATGCAGTATCTTTACATTTAAAGTAAATTGGTCATACAACATTATGACTGATGTTTCACACACTGAACAGCTTCTGGGGAGTACTGAGAATGGTTTACACCTTTGAATTGGAATTTCAACTGTAGTGACAGAAAGATTTCTGAACTGTAAATGCAAAGGCACAAGCAGCAATAAAGTATTGATTCATATGCTATCGATAATATGTAGGAACATCCATAATATACATGCACTCATTTAGCTGGTCTGAAGGAGTTAATAAAAATGTAGGGTAAATGTGGCCACATTCTAAATGCAtataagaaaaatgagaaagtactcattaaaatgtttgttctgACTCCGCTTAATTAAAAAGAACCAGCATCTTCTGAATCACTCCCACACCAGTATCTCCTAAACAGTGCACAGTACCTCAGTATTTATAATCAGTGtttcccccttcctctcctTAGAATATGAAAAATTCTGATTAATTCTACTCAGAATCACTTACATAGAAAGTGGCTCCAACATTTTTATTAACtggaaagcagcacaaaaacTAGGCTCtcagatgtttcttttcatttaacaAGCTGCCCACATAGATGACAGCTGATGTCAAACACTGTGATTTGAAAACAATGCTGTAATAGCTCAGCCTGACATGTACAACAGTTATAGGGTAATAGCCACCTCTCAATTTTAAGCCATAAGTGTTCCATTAATGTCTAGTTTCTGGCCCTGCAATATCTTCTTCCTCCAGCAGTATCTTATCTATTTTCCAGAGGCAGAAGCAGACAACATAACCAAAGGAGAAGGGATCAGGGAAAACACACTGGCAAATCTTCCAGTCTCAAAGGAACTATCTAGAAATGTTTATGACCAAAGTCCCAGGCGAGCTGAGGCCTGCAGTTAGTAAAGCCACTCAACATCTCATGTGTCCTTCGCGCACAGAGTGAGAAAACACCACCATCGTAC
This genomic interval carries:
- the LOC100541641 gene encoding betaine--homocysteine S-methyltransferase 1, which encodes MRGSKSTFGGALSGRDEPHLSPRRGWGCYRPAPRARWVRERGSSALPFGRRSPSPHPAPHGARGPRDLRTLPPRPRRPESRGRASAAPSVFVQCQKVNEAACDIAREVASEGDAVVAGGVSQTPSYLSCKDKAEVKAVFRKQLDIFMKKNVDFLIAEYFEHVEEAVWAVEVLKESGKPVAATMCIGPEGDMHGVPPGQCAVQLVKAGASIVGVNCHFDPDTALETVKLMKEGLQAAKLKAHLMSQPLAFHTPDCGKQGFIDLPEFPFGLEPRIITRWDVQKYARKAYDLGIRYIGGCCGFEPYHIRAIAEELAPERGFLPEASEKHGSWGNSLSMHTKPWVRARARKEYWENLKPASGRPYCPSMSKPDGWGVTKGARELMQQKEATTEQQLKELFQKQKF